The following nucleotide sequence is from Populus trichocarpa isolate Nisqually-1 chromosome 11, P.trichocarpa_v4.1, whole genome shotgun sequence.
aaatttaataaagaacaacaaataaacaaaaccaatataaaCCAAGTCAACCAAGATAAATCAAgtcattataaaaatcattgaaattttttatagaaatcaattaaaaacaaataacagagACTGCTCTCAAATTGGATAAacaatgaaagataaaattgaaaaaaaaaacgagcttaaaaaaaaaaaaaaaacaagtaaacatcAGCGAACCTCTTAAACCTGAGTTAATCTTAAAAACTCACAACTCGTTAAATTCTAGAGTCGAACTTAATtaaaaagctcaattttcatgttgaaggattaaatagaaaaaatatatcaatttaataaattttatgaagtaaagaaaatagtaatcaaaagaatcgAGATaagatttgataggaaaaaaacttaAGGCGGATAAAATTATAACCCTTGAAGTCCTAGACcggataaaattaatttgaaaaacttgccaaagtatatatatatatatatatatatatatattagtcaaaagaatgaggatcaaatcttATAGGAAAAAATCTAAAGGATAAAAtcgtaaaaaattataattttaaaaaccatctcaaataaaacaaacttcGGCCAAGACAACAACAGATAAATCGAACAAAGCAAACTTGACCCGAGTCATCCTATATTAAGCCACAAAACCCGCAACCTAACACGTGAAATTGAAATAGCCCTATGGAATTATGGAGTTggaaaaaatgatctaaaaaaagacctaaatcAACGCATGATAACCTTTCAAATCTGTAATTCAAGtcttgaaatcaaaattatcacatagaaagcaaacagaaaaaatcatgaaggcAAATTTtctatcaacaaaatattgaaagataaaatttaaaaagaaagtttcaataaaaaaaaatctaaaagaaatatagcaattaaaagaataaaaactaaaataaaaataaaaataaaataagatgttgaaagatgaattgaaaaaaaatcaattaaaaaaatgataaaaaaaaaaacaaaaaaaaaacaatgaaaaattaagaaccaaatctaacaaataaaaaagatcaaaagagaataatattaaaaaagaacttcaatttcatgaattatttagaataaacaaataaaaaaaaaccacataaaaaaaatgattgtttgaaactttatAGCAACAAGTATAGGAATTGAGGTAGAgggaaaggatgaaaaaaatcatctatGTCAAAGTGCCCGTAATAGAAGAGCCACTATGAAGATTCAAACGCCAACACAAAAGCTTATGGTTAGCCAACAAATGACATTGAATGTGCCACCTGAAAACTTGATCACAACCATGCACAACCGCATGAATAGAACACAATATTTGAGTTCAGTTTTGTGGCCATGAgttcagtttttttgttaatatataaaaaagttcaatGCAAAGGGAAAATTTAGATTAGTCTCGCTATCTCAAAATTTGACCTCGTACATTTCAAATGCGCATCCCCAAAGGACTGAAAAACTACCAAGTTTCTACCGTGACTATCACACAGGCGGATGCATTGCCACAGACTGCAAGAATGAATGTAACATTGAAACTAAAAAGATTGGAAAGATTGGAGGATATGGACAAGTAGGGATGCAGCATTTACCATCCAGAAAGTAAACCACCGGCAACTATGTGAATAGAGTTACAACATCTCTACGGTATCCTCTTACGATTAAAAGCCTTGGCACATTCTCTACTAATAGATCCATGTACTCCATGTAAAAGTAAGCAGGGTGGTGTACTGGAGGCGGGGGCAGACTCACCAGCACAACAGCAGCCATTCTAGAGTATCTCAATATCGTTGAATTTAGCTTCAGGGTGGTGTAAAGAAACTTCTCTACCTGTTGCTCGTTCACTACTACAGGTTTCCCATCAGCCATCAGCTTATTCTCATCCCCCTGAGCCGCCCTCTTCATCTCAGCTAAGTAGCCAGCAATGCGCTGCTGAGCAGGTGTAAATGATTCTGACCATTCATCTTGTTGAGATCCACCCTCTATTTGCACATCCCAAGATTTCATAGATATTACAATCACTTCAGCCTGCATCCGAAGATCATAGAGAAACTTCTTCACATCAGCTTTGAGTTCCTCTGCATCTGAATCCTCCTCTGCAATGCAGAAGACCTGAATCTTACAATTCTCAAAACTCTTCTTAGTACGAAGGAGCTGGGAAAGAAGAAGCATTAGACCACCATCTCTTACAATCCaatacaaatcaatagttccgtaCTGCATTTGATACTCATTGGGCCACTCATCAAGACCCTTGACAATAACAACAGCTTTGTTTGCAACGATGCAGTCATTGATTATTCCAACAAAAGTGGCAggtatttcttttaaattttcacGCCGCCAGATTTCAGGATACCGCATCACCACAATGTTGGGCTTCAGGTTACCAAGGCCCATAGTCTGGACAATTCCACGAAAACCTTCAGACATATTGGGGGCTACAACTATTTCTGCAACGCCCTCACAGCACTTGTAATCAATGTAGGTGCTTAGTTGCTTACAGGCTGCCTTAGCATCTTCAGCATGTTCATGATAGTCTCCATCTAGTATAGAGACAAATATGGACATCCCACGGCCTTTCTTCTTCATGCAGTTGGCAAAGTCGGCAAGCTTGGGATGGCAGGGAACATTTTCTGGCAGCTTTCCCCATGGCCGGCAGAATACAAGAGGGATTGGGTACCAATTTTTTGGGTGCACTTGGTTAGCTGCAAGTAATAGTGAGATATGTCAAACACAATGAAAAGGCATGCATGCACACAAGCACACATAGGTaatgagaagagagagaaaagaaaaaaaagataaagacacTAAAAACATATCGACCAAATTCCTTGTGCTCAAGATGTTTGATAGAAGCAGTACTGACTGTTCATAGCAAATTGCCATAATAGGCCACCAAGCAGAGCACATAATGCTTTCAATATTCACCAGTGAGATGTAATGACTCAAGAACTCTAAACTTTGTCATACAGCGAATTTAGGACAGACACTACCTCCCAGCGATCGAAGACTGCGAAGAGCTAGTTGAAAATATGCACTCTTGAAGCCATCACCCCAGTCCCCAGCCTTTCCTTTAATGCTGACATAATAATAAATGAGGCTTGCTAGTGCCAGAGACACAACAGTGAACGACCAAGAAATCAAGAACATGATAACTGCAGTAAACCAGCGAAGGCAGGTAAGATCCTGAAACAAACACAAACAACTTCCAAGCATGCATGCATATACAAAAGGACATTAAATGTATAAAAGCACACACCAAGCTTATAGGCACCAAAATATTGAGTACCACAGTTTTAGTAAATCTTGAAGATTCTCCCCAAATGGTGCTTGCTTTGAAATCCTAATTAGACCTAAGGCTAGTAAATAGGAATATGAAAATGAACCTCGCATAACCATATTTGTCAAATCGCGATTTGAATCGTTAATAGGAAAGCTCATTTTCTGAATAGCGAATAGTAAGATTCATAAATgccataaatttattaaacaaaaacatagaacaataataaatatactaaaataaagcATCCATGATTTATGCAATAATATGATTCAAAGTGTTAGTTCAATAAGTAACTACTACCTAGCAGTAACTCACCAACGTCTAAGTTCTAAGATTCAAGAAACTCCATGGTTTTAGAATTCAAAAGATTAAATTCTAGAACCTtgtgttgaaataaaagataaaaaggtacttctataaaatatctaatgggttatattaaaaagtacttttaagtCTGAGTTGAAGCTTCTTTCTCTACAAATCCTTTGTACATCTACAATTTTCTATCGAATCTGCTTTCTCTCTTGCAATTCCTccatctttctttattttttttccagaattccCTTCTTTCAGATTTGATATTTTTGGGGCAACTGAGTGAATTGTACAAAACACACAACTCAGGATGATTTCAGATGCGATTCTTGTATAAATCCAATTCATGTGCCCGAGTCAAATTTTTTGCTGTGTGAATCAAACAAATCGTTCACGTGCAATTCGAAAAAACCATGGGCATAACTAATCTCAACTTGACAAGCAAAGCAACTAAATAGGAATAAACTATTAAAGACTTAAGACGCTAATTCCTAGACCtaccaaatatcaaaatgaCCACAATACTCTTGTTTTGCTGGAATGTGTTCAAATAACAATTTTGCCCCTGCTTACAAAATAATCTATGATTCAAAAACTTTAAACCCCAAACCAAGAAATCTACCATAACAACTTGTTTCTTGATGAAGAACCATCTAATGCAGCCTTGGGTTTCCAAAGAGAGTTCTTTAAGTATAACATAGCAACTCCATCAATCTCAAGTCTAGCTTCAAGTGTTCATACATGTATATCACCCAAAGCGATCCACTATTAACATGATGAGCATAATATTTCACCTTAATTTAGTGCACCCAAAGCATTTACGATTGAACAAAGCCAAAAGCACAGGTCGAGATTGAGGTTGAGGTTCATTTATATGCACATAATCCCAAAGCAATCCATTTTTAATACACATGGGCATTAACCTCACACATTACAGTGATTAGTATGACGTTCCAGAAAATATAGCTGAAATTAACACACTAAAGCATTCCAGCTTTTAACAAATAAAGCCAAAGGGTTGTAACAGAAAGCTTTCTGCATTTCCAAATAGTAGAATGGACATCACATTTCCAAAAGCATCCGATGAGAGTATTAAACTCAGGCTGGCGAAGAGGACAATACTGCATATTTGTTCTTTTGGGACACTATTAAGAACTCAGAGAGAAGAAGCTATAAGGTGCGGAAACACCACAGTCCTAAGGCCTCTCTAGGCCCTAAAAAATAATACCAGTAGCAAAACAATATGTGATTCTTTTTTCAAAGGGAAAAGTAAGAGGCATACCTATGCATAGTGATGCTCCAAGAAGAGAGAGGCTCCAATGGTGAATTTTCCACCGTGGTCGCCAACTGGGAGCATCTAGAAGATCTAGAAGGAAGCAAGACAAGTTCACGCCAGCATAACATAAAAGGTAAAACATAGTTACAGTTGGTGTGATAAGATCTAAATTCCCAATAACGACACACCCAACACAGATAAATGCAGTAAAGAGAGTAGCAATGTGTGGCTCATGTCCATCTGCAACTTTGAAATAGTTAAGAACAGGGAGAATTTCATCATTGGCTATGGCTGCAAGCAGGCGTGGGGCACCTGTCATGCTTTGAAGAGCGGCACCCAAGGTTGAAAGAATGATACCAACGTAGATGATGGCAGGGAAAGGCCAGGCAACAGTAGCTGTAAGTAGCCTGCATAAAAAGTACAGTTCAGCAGTAAAACAGAAATAGTGGAGAGTTTTGATGCAGTCCAAATTCTACAACTCAAACCAACATACTGACCATATATTATTCTCTTCAGCAGAAATGACCATGATGCCTAAtgtatattcaaaataaaaaggaggcAACAAAGAACTGGGATGAAAGTATCACCAAGTGaaggaaaaaacttaaaaaattctaaacttaTGGACATGTTGATACCATCCAAAGTGTACATGAGGAACCGAAAGTGACTTGCTAATAAAGCAATTGAAGACCCAGGCTACCTAACCTACTTTGAAGGCATTTAGGAATTCCCAAACCATAACCATGCATTCTCATAtcatatctttctttttctagcaTGACAAGACATAATCCAGGCATCAGCATGATTCAAAGTTGTTAATATCTTTacttaaaacatgatttttttttcccatacaatcattaaattcaaacagtattttacaatttttattaatcatgcaagtatgagatgaaagaatgaattttaatgaaaggTAACCTGAATTAACATTGGTAACTGCATCTTTCTCTAAATTTTTACAATATCTCCAATTCTATACATAACTAGAGATTTTATAACAGAGATTAATTCTAcagaaataaattttgaataataCAATAATCAGTATGTGTGATAGAAGCCTTAGAACTAGCATAGGCCTAGTAACACTTTCTATAATTAATGCATCAGACCTAAATAGCTAAAACTAAACTAGGACCAGTAAAACTTTAGAAATCTAACAATGCATTAAGAGCATTTAGTATAAGCATTTATTGTATGTAACACACCAGCAATATAATGAGTCCTAAGTCACAGCATAAAGATGCAATCCACAAATTACATAAAGGTGCAAGCcactaaagaaaataaaaacgaaGAGCACAGCTACAATCTCATGAGAAAATCCATCATATGAACAAAGCATAAAGATGCAATCCACAAATTACCTAAAGGTGCAAGCcactaaagaaaataaaaacgaaGAGCACAGCTACAATCTCATGAGAAAATCCATCATATGAACAAAGAAAACTCTGCTagtcaataatataattaacagAAACTAGGTGACAACATTATTCCAGTAGACAATTAAGTGATGATATATTTATGCAGATATGCTTTGCTAGGTATTAATATATAACTACAAGGCACTGAAGAAAGATATAACCGATAAGTGGCCTTGCAAATGCCCGGTCACTTGACTAAAAGTTGAATATTGTTAGTTACTAGAGAAGAGGGAAGTTTGTGGTCCACAGTTTAAAGCAAATATCGAGGGATTTCATTCCACATTTGAAGAGGGGAAAATGTAAGATGTTCACAGCAAGTATGAAGGCTACTTGTGTAGAAGGCCATGCAAAATACCTGTCTGTCAAGAGAGCATCTCTAGTTGCAAGTGCTCCAAATAATAACACAGACACTAGATATAGTGCAGTGGTTGCAAGAGTTGCAGCCAATGTACCGATGGGAATTGAACGTTGTGTGTCTTTAAGTGAGGCTGATCTATTAGAGCCCGCCATAATTCCCGTTACAGCAGGGAAAAATAGGCCAACCAACGCactgaaagaaattaagaaaaaaaaaatgagaaaaggcataaaaaaattcatctcacCCCTATTTCAAGAAAATGCATTTCCATGCTTTAAAGGAATGTGTTGTTGACACAATAGAATTGTAACCAATAGAAGTGTTTTGGTAAGGGCCCGAGGCATAGTATTGTCTAACTGAGACatgaaaaccatgaaaaattCAACTTCTTTTAACACCCATTAGCAAGATAACTGATTGAAATGCTTACAGCTATACACGATTGCATAATGCCCAACAGTTCCAGTGATGGTAATTAAAAAGAGAATGGTGTGTGCCTTGGGAGGGTGTGGCAGAAAAGCAAAGTGTATCAAGCTGGAAGGTAATTCCAGGAACTTTAAAATCCATTAACTAGGGCAACTAAGATGATATAAATTAGATATTCACAACTGCTGGACCATTAGGTGTTTGttcattattcttttttctagtGATGACATAAACTGTGTTTGGTTACctgaacatgaaaaaaaaggtgTAAAGTAGAAGAATCAAGTCTACCAGCTTCTGCTCCATGGTTATGGAGCTCCAAATTAGTTTTCCATTCTACATTCCTTGAACTGTATAAGGAATAAGCATATTTCTTTCCAAACAATGTACAAAAATCTCTCATTCAAATTCAATTGCAAGTGTTCCCAACAGAAAACAGAGTTCAGATTGCTAAACCAAAGGAAAGAAGCATCTTCCGGCAACTTTATTCAACGGTTGGAAATTAATATATACCAGAGTATTCTGGTATTACAATAAAACAGGAAGTACATCACTTAATAATATTGCAATCAGATCCATTTATGTTATTAACTTCAACAATCAACAAATACTATGAGATTGAAAATTCTTGTCGTAGCTTACTTGAAATTCCAGTAGACCTTTCCTTCAGGATCAGGTATGCCAGCATTATTAGTAAATTGATAATCTGAACTCCAGTTTTCTTTAAAACTTTCCAAACTCAAGCCCGTGATTCCATCTGTTAAAATCATGGAAAGAGAAgcatttagttttatttctccACCAACCAATAAGAAAGAACAAGGAATAAGAGTGAAAGCAAGACCATGAAAACATCAATCACAGATACATTTACAATTAAAGTTGACAGTTATTAGCATATAGGTTAAGGTCAAAAGTGAATCCTGATGTACCAATCAAAGAAATTGTTTGCCTTGAACTTAAATCAGCAAAGTAACTTGGCTACACTATGCTTTATGCAGAGATGCAAGTGGATAGTGAAATTCCATTGAGTTCTAATGCCACCAACAATTCCAAAGAGATCCAAAGCCACCAACCTATAAAGCTCAACACTAATAATGTTCATCATGGAAGTCCAAACAATACTGTTAAAGTCAGAATGAATGGTTCACTGTTTATTCATTGACTAAATGTatctaaacaataataaattaataaataaaacacacataaaaCATGAAGAAGAACGAAGACTCAATAAACATAAGCAGCTAGATCTAAGAGAAAAAATGGTGCAAAAGCCTTCAAACAATGACAAGAAGAGGCTAGATGATAGCAATCTCCAACACTTTGACAATGCAGCACTAACCATTGACAAAGATCCTGTACAAACCATCCTATACGAGATACAAAGATATGCAAATGAAAACTCCTTGTCTTCACAGGCATAGGTAAACCCCAAAGTAGGAGTAAGAAGGATACAATaggatgattaattaaaaacattcgAAGTGAGTTAACCAAAAATGTACAATGCCGTCTAAATTGATTTATGAGATGCACAGCTGAAGAGGGAACATATGTTTTCAACTTCACAGATGCTGCAAATCTCTGTTAGGCGAGCCAAAATCCATTTATCTcgtgaaaagacaaaaaatacatCCAAAAGATGGACAACTAAAAGTTGTAAACATCCCAGCAAAACCAAACCCTTTAATGAACCAAAAATACATTCTGCTAGTCACAGAGCTGATAACCAAAGCATTCAATTTCCTCCTTGTGAAAGATGCACTTAAGATCTAAAGCTCTATCTCAGCCCATTGCTTTCAATAATCATCAAGTGTATTCATCTATAGACAGATAGTTCTAAATCAAAGGTTTTAATGTCAGAACACAATTTTAAGTTCAGGATTCATAGTTATCAAAACTGAGCTAGATAGTGAAGCTGTCAAGGTTGGTGGTCACTGATTGAACTCGTGAATCAGATAAAACCCACAAGTAAATTcgcaaatttatttatatgttatcCATAATAATTACTAACCAAGGGTGGCAAAAGCCAACCCAAATCTATCTATTTTAAAGGGGCATGGATCATAAAAGTGTCAGTATAAAATTTAAACGGATCACTAATGGATTGACCCAAAAATATTCTAAGATAAATGGGATGGATGGGGTTGGGTAAGGGTCACCCATCTGACCCATTAACAGATATAGCTCAAAGAATTGTAAAAGCCTTCAACATCAGCCAATTCTTATTCCATGAGGGACTTCAATGAAGCAACATCAGGGAATTTCCCGTTCATCATATCGACCGACCCCATCAAATTTCATAGCTGGTTATTTGATTTGAGagggaaaacaaaatttttactAATTTTCATTTAGCCCctcaatttttgaaaaacttatttaatttatttttccaacaaATGAGTTCTTATTTGAAAGCTATTtatactaaatatattttagtcccttaattaaaattttcttttgcaaTCAAGTCCCTGCACATCAAACAGTAAAATTGGTCAAACAATTTAAATGGGTTGATGGCTAGGTTAAGTGGGTTTAAGCGGGTGTAGGTacccattgaaaaaataaatgggtCATAAAAGGGTATGCACAGAACATTGCCCATACCTATTTCATGCCCACCCATTTGCCACCTCTATTACTaactcaaataatatttatatttaaaacatggcatataatattatcaaatttactttcaagaataattaaaaacataaacagaGAAGTATTGCtaagttgaaaacaaaatacttaGAAAACAAATTGCTTCACTAGGTCGCCTGGTTGATTAACTAGTCTGTCTGCCCAAACaaattttgtttctcattaGGTTTTTGTCTTTAACAgttcaattcaaaattcaaaatagttTAGGCTACGATCATGAACATGGCAAGTCTTTTTTCTGATTCTGATAGTTAATAGGTCAATGTAGCTATCAAAACTAAATTGTAAAAGACAACCGTGAATTGAAAAAACTACAGTGTAGCTAATTATTTTCCTCCAGAGTTAGAATGGATCAGGGTGTAGTCTAAAAAACACCACGTATGTACTCATCAACATTAAATTTGGTCAAGGATTTGGAACATGTACTCCAAAACATCATTCCAATGCCACACTTCTATCGTATTTAAATGCTCAATGCATCACCCAGAGTAGCTATGACAAGTAATAGGCAAACATTaccaagaaagaagaagaagaacttaACAACTTAACACTCACCGGCAGGGTAGTCCTTCTTCGCCAAAAATATCCCAATAAATATGCAGAACAACGAGAACAAAACAGGAATGAGAAAAGCAGGTGCAACTCGATTGATCATCTTCACACCACCAAACACGATAAAGCATATGAGAATTGTCACAACAATCCCATAAATTTGCAGATCATGTGAACTTGGACTTTGTATGGGATGTGCAACTTCTGTTCCATTAAATGTTGTTATAGCCTCTACAGGGAAAACATGAACAGCCAAAGATATAAATTATCAGTGTTCTTTAACATTTTGAGATGGTAAGGTTAGATTCATGCTAACAGCTACCAATCATATATAATATCAACAGAAAACTCTGAATCTTTACCTCCGAATAGCCCAGCAGCAGGAAAGGCATTTAAAAAGGTTTCTACAGCTCCCAACACATAGCTAAAACAATGAGTAGAAGCAAATGAAAAGAATTATGTCAACACAAATACTTAGCGTATACAAATAGGCCATAAAGATAATAAAACTAATTGGAACCTCAAGTCCTAGAACATGGTCTAGGGCATTAACCATACATAACATGGTGGCATCAGAAAAGGGACAAGATATACTCACAGAGCTCCAGCAACTGCATTCCCAAGGAAGAAACATAATCCAATACTCACTCCAATCTCAGGACCAAGGGCACGACCAATGAGATAATATGGGCCCCCACCCTATAAATAAGGTTCATACAACAAGTGACTTGCTTAAAAACTATTCCAAAATTGAACTTGTCATCAGAAGATAACAACTATAAGAAactgaaaatgagaaaaaaagcaaacagCATGCTTAACAAACTGTAACTCAAGAAGTGTTGTTGATGCAATCAACAAGAGAGAGGCttagaaattattttcatttaactttAAATCCCAAATAGTTTATATTTCTTGTAATTCTAGTCCATTGAAGAATACTATTTAGTTTAGAACTATTGGTGCTTTGATGCCTATAAAAGGAgcatattttcagtttaattggAAATATTTTGATAATGCGATTATCAgtattttggttttgtttcagAGCTGCAGCCTTGAgtgtctttttctcttttctctatgtgctattttcttcttctctttcttattGCCTACCTACTGCACTATCAGGTAGGTAATATTTACAGCCTTAATTCAAATACTAAATTCTACTAAAACAATCCCCTAATCATTCATAAATCCACATTTATGAAACCGTAACTCACCAAATCCCTTGTGGGACATGATGACAAAGTTGTCCTGTTGTTAAGAGATTGGGAGAATCAAGgcgtgtatttttttaatagaatgcATGAAGAGTTGCATGGAAAGATTTCTAAGACATAAAGAGAAGATAGAAAAGTacaatgataattaattttctctatTAGCTCAAATGCTAGAGCAAAGGACAAAAAATTGTCATGGACCTCAGTTGAGGAAAAATGTTGTAGATAGAGaggggaaagaaagaaaggcaagagagagagagagagagagaatgtaTAAAGCAACTGACTAAATAGAGGAAAGATTTCTTTTGAGGCATGGGTTTGTGCCTTTGGATCCACATCTCGGTGAAGTTGCATCACCGAGTTAAATAAAAGCATTGGCTTTAGCATTCATGCCTTGTGCCTCAAGCATGCCTAAGGCATGGTTTTAACAACACTGATCCCAACATAGTAGCCAAATTCTTGAACTTTTCCCATATTTCTCAATTGGggaaaatgcaaaaaagaaCCTTTTAGTTTGGACTATTTACATTTGAGTGaccaattttcaaatttaaatttggaCATTGAGCATGTGCTTTCCTCGCGTAGCATTTACCCCTTTAACTATTAATTAAATCGAAGGGATAATTGCATTATCAGTC
It contains:
- the LOC18103270 gene encoding cation-chloride cotransporter 1 isoform X1, yielding MDNGDIEGGGSEDEFHTKQSGRKYRPVVAHDPAVLEMSSVPPGSSSQEKTNTNSDRLNDNTNGSEREHRLELFGFDSLVNILGLKSMTGEQVAAPSSPRGDGEDAPVTFDRDRPGHNDLKLGTLMGVFVPCLQNILGIIYYIRFSWIVGMAGIGESLVLVAFCGLCTFLTGISLSAIATNGAMKGGGPYYLIGRALGPEIGVSIGLCFFLGNAVAGALYVLGAVETFLNAFPAAGLFGEAITTFNGTEVAHPIQSPSSHDLQIYGIVVTILICFIVFGGVKMINRVAPAFLIPVLFSLFCIFIGIFLAKKDYPADGITGLSLESFKENWSSDYQFTNNAGIPDPEGKVYWNFNALVGLFFPAVTGIMAGSNRSASLKDTQRSIPIGTLAATLATTALYLVSVLLFGALATRDALLTDRLLTATVAWPFPAIIYVGIILSTLGAALQSMTGAPRLLAAIANDEILPVLNYFKVADGHEPHIATLFTAFICVGCVVIGNLDLITPTVTMFYLLCYAGVNLSCFLLDLLDAPSWRPRWKIHHWSLSLLGASLCIVIMFLISWSFTVVSLALASLIYYYVSIKGKAGDWGDGFKSAYFQLALRSLRSLGANQVHPKNWYPIPLVFCRPWGKLPENVPCHPKLADFANCMKKKGRGMSIFVSILDGDYHEHAEDAKAACKQLSTYIDYKCCEGVAEIVVAPNMSEGFRGIVQTMGLGNLKPNIVVMRYPEIWRRENLKEIPATFVGIINDCIVANKAVVIVKGLDEWPNEYQMQYGTIDLYWIVRDGGLMLLLSQLLRTKKSFENCKIQVFCIAEEDSDAEELKADVKKFLYDLRMQAEVIVISMKSWDVQIEGGSQQDEWSESFTPAQQRIAGYLAEMKRAAQGDENKLMADGKPVVVNEQQVEKFLYTTLKLNSTILRYSRMAAVVLVSLPPPPVHHPAYFYMEYMDLLVENVPRLLIVRGYRRDVVTLFT
- the LOC18103270 gene encoding cation-chloride cotransporter 1 isoform X2, which encodes MDNGDIEGGGSEDEFHTKQSGRKYRPVVAHDPAVLEMSSVPPGSSSQEKTNTNSDRLNDNTNGSEREHRLELFGFDSLVNILGLKSMTGEQVAAPSSPRGDGEDAPVTFDRDRPGHNDLKLGTLMGVFVPCLQNILGIIYYIRFSWIVGMAGIGESLVLVAFCGLCTFLTGISLSAIATNGAMKGGGPYYLIGRALGPEIGVSIGLCFFLGNAVAGALYVLGAVETFLNAFPAAGLFGEAITTFNGTEVAHPIQSPSSHDLQIYGIVVTILICFIVFGGVKMINRVAPAFLIPVLFSLFCIFIGIFLAKKDYPADGITGLSLESFKENWSSDYQFTNNAGIPDPEGKVYWNFKLLTATVAWPFPAIIYVGIILSTLGAALQSMTGAPRLLAAIANDEILPVLNYFKVADGHEPHIATLFTAFICVGCVVIGNLDLITPTVTMFYLLCYAGVNLSCFLLDLLDAPSWRPRWKIHHWSLSLLGASLCIVIMFLISWSFTVVSLALASLIYYYVSIKGKAGDWGDGFKSAYFQLALRSLRSLGANQVHPKNWYPIPLVFCRPWGKLPENVPCHPKLADFANCMKKKGRGMSIFVSILDGDYHEHAEDAKAACKQLSTYIDYKCCEGVAEIVVAPNMSEGFRGIVQTMGLGNLKPNIVVMRYPEIWRRENLKEIPATFVGIINDCIVANKAVVIVKGLDEWPNEYQMQYGTIDLYWIVRDGGLMLLLSQLLRTKKSFENCKIQVFCIAEEDSDAEELKADVKKFLYDLRMQAEVIVISMKSWDVQIEGGSQQDEWSESFTPAQQRIAGYLAEMKRAAQGDENKLMADGKPVVVNEQQVEKFLYTTLKLNSTILRYSRMAAVVLVSLPPPPVHHPAYFYMEYMDLLVENVPRLLIVRGYRRDVVTLFT
- the LOC18103270 gene encoding cation-chloride cotransporter 1 isoform X3 — its product is MVRMLLSPLIEIAQGIVGMAGIGESLVLVAFCGLCTFLTGISLSAIATNGAMKGGGPYYLIGRALGPEIGVSIGLCFFLGNAVAGALYVLGAVETFLNAFPAAGLFGEAITTFNGTEVAHPIQSPSSHDLQIYGIVVTILICFIVFGGVKMINRVAPAFLIPVLFSLFCIFIGIFLAKKDYPADGITGLSLESFKENWSSDYQFTNNAGIPDPEGKVYWNFNALVGLFFPAVTGIMAGSNRSASLKDTQRSIPIGTLAATLATTALYLVSVLLFGALATRDALLTDRLLTATVAWPFPAIIYVGIILSTLGAALQSMTGAPRLLAAIANDEILPVLNYFKVADGHEPHIATLFTAFICVGCVVIGNLDLITPTVTMFYLLCYAGVNLSCFLLDLLDAPSWRPRWKIHHWSLSLLGASLCIVIMFLISWSFTVVSLALASLIYYYVSIKGKAGDWGDGFKSAYFQLALRSLRSLGANQVHPKNWYPIPLVFCRPWGKLPENVPCHPKLADFANCMKKKGRGMSIFVSILDGDYHEHAEDAKAACKQLSTYIDYKCCEGVAEIVVAPNMSEGFRGIVQTMGLGNLKPNIVVMRYPEIWRRENLKEIPATFVGIINDCIVANKAVVIVKGLDEWPNEYQMQYGTIDLYWIVRDGGLMLLLSQLLRTKKSFENCKIQVFCIAEEDSDAEELKADVKKFLYDLRMQAEVIVISMKSWDVQIEGGSQQDEWSESFTPAQQRIAGYLAEMKRAAQGDENKLMADGKPVVVNEQQVEKFLYTTLKLNSTILRYSRMAAVVLVSLPPPPVHHPAYFYMEYMDLLVENVPRLLIVRGYRRDVVTLFT